The Anaeromyxobacter sp. Fw109-5 genomic interval GCGCACGACGTCGAGCCCGACCCCCCGCCCGGAGACGTCGGTCACGGTCGTGCTCGTCGAGATCCCGCCGCGGAGCAGCAGCGCGGTCAGCGCCGCGTCGTCGAGGCCGGCGGCCGCACCGGCGGGCACGAGCCCCCTGCGCGCCGCGGCCGCCCGCACCGCCTCGAGGTCCACGCCGCGGCCGTCGTCGCGGCAGCGGAACACGACCCGGGTCCCGCGCCGCTCCACCTCCACGCGCACCCGGCCCGACGCCGGCTTCCCGCGCGCGGCGCGCTCCGCCGCCGGCTCGACCCCGTGCGCCACCGCGTTCCGGACCGCGTGCAGCAGCGCCTCCCGCATGGACGTGAGCACGTTCGCGTCCACGCGCACGCCGCCGCCCTCGAGCTCGAACGTCACCGCCCGGTCGAGGGCGCGCGCCGCGTCGCGGGTCGCGCGCTCGAGCGGCCCCGCGATGGCGCGCGCCGGGAGGAGCCGCAGCCGGTCGGCGACCCGCCGGACCTCGCCGATCTCCCGCTCCGCCTGGTCCGCCCGGGCGTCGAGCGCCCGCTGCGCCCCGTCGAGCGCGCGGGAGAGCTCGTCCACGAGCGGGCGGAGCCGCGCCGGGGACGGCGGCGGCGCCCCGTCGCGCCGCGCCGAGAGCTGATCGGCGAGGGCCCGCGCGATCTCCTTCGCATGATCGAGCCGGCCGAGCTGCCGGCGCAGCGACGCGACGTGCACCCCCGCCTCGAGCGTCGTCTCCACCACCGCGTCCACCTCGTGGAGGTCGACGCGCACCGTCCGGATGGGCTCCTCGCTCCTCGCCGCGGGAGGGCTCTCGCCGGCCGGCGCGGGCGCCGCCGCGGTCGGGGGCGGCGCGTCGAGCGCGGCGACCGCGGCGGCCATCTCGTCCACCAGGCGCAGCAGCTCGTCGATCCGCTCGCGCGGCACGGGCGGGGCGCCCTGGTCGCGGTGCGGCTCGAGCGCGTCCTCCGCGGCGTGCGCACGATCGCCGATGCCCTGCTGCTGCACCACGCGCGCCGCCCCCTTCAACGTGTGGGCGACCCGCAGCAGCCGAGCCACGACGGCGCGGTCCCCGGGAGACCGGTCGAGCTCGAGCAGCCCGCGCGAGAGCCCCTCGAGCAGCTCGCGGGCCTCGATGCGGAAGTACTTGTAGCGATCCCGGGCCATCGCGCTCACGCGGCTTCGCGCGTCTGGACCAGGCGGGCGAGGTCGCGCGACATGGTGGCGAGCTCGGAGGCCGTCTGGAGCGACTGGCCGGAGCTCGCCTCCGCCTCGCGCGTCGCCTGCGCCACGTTCGCGATCGCCTCGTTCACCTGCTCGACGGCGGTCGCCTGCTGCTTGGTGGAGAGCTCGATCTCGCGCGCGGAGTCGGTGGTCATCCCGACGAGGCGCGCGATCTGCGAGAACGCCGCCGCGAGCTCGGCGAACTGACGCGCGCCTGACTCGGCGGCCTTGGAGCCGCTCTCGGTCGCCATCACCGTGGTGTTCACCGAGGCGCGGATCTCGTCGACCAGCACCCGGACGTCCTTCGTGGACCCGGCCACCCGATCGGCGAGCTTGCGGATCTCCTCCGCCACCATCTGGAACCGGCGGCCCGCCTCGCCCGCGCCCGCCGCCTCGATGGTGGCGTTGATGGCGAGGATGTTGGTCTGCTCCGCCAGCTCGTTGATGATCTCGACGACGCCGCCGATCTGCTGCGACCGGCGCCCGAGGTCGAGCATGTGGTTCACGATCAGCTCGACCTGCCGGCGGATGCCGCCCACCGCCTCCTGGCTGCGCTGCACCGCGTGGTCCCCGGTCCGCGCGGCGGCGGCGGTGTCGGAGGCGATCGAGGCGACGCGCTGCGCGCTCTCCGAGATCTGCCGCGAGGTGGCGAGCAGCTCGTTGATGGTGGTCGTGATCTCGGCCATCGCGCTCGCCTGCTGCTTGGCGCCGGTGGCCTGCTGGCCGGCGGCGGCCTTGAGCTCCGCGGAGGAGGTCTCCACGTGCCGCACCGCGCCGGCGATCTGCCGCGCCAGGGTCCTCCCCAGCAACCAGGCCAGGGCGCCCGCGAGCGCCACGCCCGCGAGCGAGAGCGCCATCACCAGCCGGATGGCGTCGGAGACGGCCTCGGTGGAGGCCCGGCGCCGCGCGTCCAGCAGCTCGCGCTGCTGGGCGATGTAGCTCTCCACGGCCGCGTTGAGCCGCTCGCGGAGCGGCCGCACCTCCTGCTCGAGCCGCGCCGCGGAGAAGTCCAGCTTCGTCCTGGGCGCCTCGGCGAGGATCCGGTCCACGGCGCCGCCGTGCTGCTCCTCGATGCGTCCCACGTCCTCGAGCAAGCGCCGCAGCCGCTCGTCGTCCTCCTGGGCGAGCAGCCCGTCGAGGACGCGGCGCATCTCGGTGCGCGCCGCCTGCATCGCCTCGAGGTACCGCGCGTCGCTCGACATGAGGTAGGCGCGGGCCTCCGCCGCCTTCCGGAAGCTCATGGCGTTCAACCGCTCGGCGTTGACCAGGTGCTGGACCGCGAGGTCGATGACCTCGTCCTTGCGCGCCACCGCCTCGCGCAGCGCGAACACCGCGACGCCCGCGATGGCCAGGGCGACGGCGACGACGAGCGCGAACGCCAGCGTGAGCTTCTGCGAGAACGTGAACCTCGAGTTCATGTCACTCTCCGCGTGTGTAACCCGTCACGGCGCGCAGGACCGATGGGACGCTCACCACCGGGCGGCCGGCGCCCTCGATCTCCACGACCTCGGCGAGGTGGCCCACGGCCTCCCCCGCGTTCCGCTGGAGCGCCGAAGGGGGCACGAGCAGGTGCCCGTCCAGCGCGCCGAACGCCAGCGCGACCCGCTCCTCCCGGCCGGCGAGCAGCATCCAGCGCGGGGCCTCGCCCTCCTCGGCGAGCCCGAGCAGCCGGGCGAGGCTGAAGACGGGGAGCACCGCGCCCCGATGGCCGCACACCCCGAGCACCTCCGGACGGCGGCTCGGCGCGGGCACGATCGCCTTCGCCGGGAGGAGGCCCGCGGTCTCGAGCAGGCGCACCGCGACGGCCTCGCCGCCCGCGCGGATCGCGAGCAGCGGGACGAGGTCGCGCCGCGCCCCGCGCGCCGGGGCGGCGAAGGTCGCGTCGAAGGCGGCGCGCAGGGCCGCCGCCGTCCGCTCGAGGCTCGCGTCGTCGCTCACGGGATCCCTCCGCAGGCGTTCAGCTCGGCGCGGCAGACGTCGAGGAGCGCGTCGCGCGTGAAGCCCCCGCCGAGCATCAGGATCCGCGAGCCCTCCTCGCCGGCGAGCAGCACGAGGGCGCGGGAGAGCTCCCGCCGCGCGGCCTCGAGGTCGCCGCCGCGCTTCGCGAGCAGGCCGAGGTGCAGGCGCGGCATGGCGAACGTCGGGTCGAGGTAGAGCGCGTAGCGATCGTGGTCCGCCGCCGCGGCGAGGTCCCCGGCGTGCTCGCGGCAGAGCGCGCGCAGGTAGTGCGCCTCCGCGTTGAGCTCGTCGCGCTCGAGGATGCGCGCGCACACGCCCTCCGCGCCCTCGAGGTCGCCGCTGCTGGTGAGGAGGACGGCGCGGAGCAGCAGCGCGTCCACGTCCTCCCCGCCGGCCGGCGCCCGCCCGCCGAGCGCGGCGAGCGCGTCGGCGAACCGCTCGCGCCTGAGGAGCTCGAGCGCGAGCGCCACCCGGGCGCCGTCCTCGCGCGGGGCGGCGCCGCTCCGCGGAAGGGCCTCCTCGCGGAGGGACGGCTGCGCGGCGGCCGCGTGCGCCGCCGCGCTGACCTTCGCGACCCGCTCCGACGCGTCCTGGATCGCCTGCACCCAGGCGGTCCGGGCGTCGGGGGGCGGCGTGGGCGCGGGCCCCTCGCGCTCGGGGACGGCGGCGGCCTCCCCGGCCTCCTCCTCGCCCCTCGACTGGTAGTAGAACGTCCCGTGGGACTGGCGCAGGTGGAACTCGGTCGACACGCCGCGCAGGGTCTCGGCGTGGCCCAGGAACAGGTAGCCGCCCGGCACGAGCGCACCGGCGATCCGCGCCACCACGCGGCGGAACACCTCCGGCGCGAAGTACATGACGACGTTCCGGCAGAACACGACGTCGAAGCTGCCCGGCGCCCACAGCTCCGGGTCCTCCTCGACCAGGTTGCGCTCCTCGAAGGAGACCAGGGCGCGCACGTCGTCCACCACGCGCGCGTCTCGGCCCTCCGAGCGGAAGAAGCGGGCCCGCAGCGCGGGCGTGGTCTGGCGGAGCGACCACGGCGAGTAGCGGCCCTCCCGAGCGCGGGCGATGGCGGCCGGGTTCACGTCGATCCCGAGGACGCGCACGTCCCACCCGGCGAGCTGCGGCGCCGAGCGGACGAGCATCGCGAGCGTGTAGGGCTCCTCGCCCGAGGCGCACCCCGCCGACAGGATGCGCAGCCGGCGGTCGGCGCCGCGGCGCCGCACGCGCTCGGGGAGCACGAGGCCCGAGAAGGCCTCCATGTCGTTCGCGTTCCGGAAGAAGTAGGTCTCGCCGACGGTGAGCCGCGCCGCCAGCGGCCGGATCTCGTCGCGCCCCGCCTCCCCGGAGAGCCGCGCGACGTACGCGTCGAGCGACCGCGCGCCGGTCGCCTCGACGCGCTCCGCGGCGACCTCCGCGAGGAGCTCGAGCTTGTCGTCCTCGAAGCGCAGCCCGAGCCTCGCGCCCACCGCGCGGCGGAAGCGCTCGAGCTGCTCGGTGCGGTCGCGCGCCGTCACGCGAGGTCCTCCCGGCCCGCCGCCGCGCGCCACGCGTCGTCGGGGACGATCCGCGCGGCGCGGAGCACGACGAGCAGCTCGCCGTCGAGCGCGCCGAGCGCCTCCGCCGCAGCGCCTTCCGCCACGCCGAGCAGCGGCCTCGCCGCCCGATCCACCCGCTCGAGCGGCACGACCCCCGAGACCTCCTCCACCGCCAGGACCGCGGCGCGCGCGCCGCACCGGACGAGCACGAAGCGCTCGGCAGCCGCCGCCTCGGCGGTGCCGAGGAAGGCGGAGAGCTTCACGACGGGTACCGCGGCGCCGCGCACCACCGAGGCGCCCAGCACGAACGGAGGGAGACCTGCGACCGGAGTGGTCGGCAGCGGACGCATGATCTCCATCACGTCCGCCAGCGGGAGCGCGCAGACGCGCCCGCCCGCGCGGACGAGCAGGACGGGAGCACGCGTTTCCTCGCTCAACGACGCCTCCGGATGGGGACCAACCTTGTTAGGCGACCTGGGGCCCTGATCGCAAGCTTCCGGCGGCGCTCGCCCGGGCTGGCCCTGAACCTGCGCGAGGCTGGCCGCTCGCCGTGCCGGCGTACGGGCAACTCCCCGCCGCGAGCGCGCCGGGGGAGGTCCGGCCATCCGACACGGAGCGTGCAAGGGCCTAAGCGGTGCGCGCGAGGGCGCCTCGTTGGTGAGCCGTCACGCCGCGGCAGTTGCTGCCGGGCGCAGCCACCCGCAGCGTCCCAACGGAAACCCGCTCGTCCGTCCACAGGGCGAGCGCCGGGATGGGTGAGAAAGGGGCAGCGGCGTGATCGGAAGGTTCGGCAAGAAGGCTTGCTTCGTGGCGGCGGTGCTGTTGGCAGCGTGCGGGGGAGGCGGCGGCTCGACGACCGCGCCGGTGGATCAGCCACCGCCGGTGCAGCCGCCCCCGGTGCAGCCGCCGCCGGAGGACCCGCCCATCGTCGTGCCGCCGCCGGAGGAGCAGCCCGCGGTGACGCTCGGCGCGCCGGCGACGATCGGGAGCTGGACGTTCTACGCGGCGGAGGGCCAGGCGGTCGGCGTGTACGACGCATCCGCCGACGAGGACGGCAACGTGTACGTCGCCGCGGGCGCGGCGGTGTTCGCGAAGGCCCGCGGGGACGCAGAGTTCAAGGCCTTCGACGCGAAGAGCGCCGGACTCACGACGAACTGCGACGAGGCGCAGACCCTCATGTGCCCGGTCATCTCCGTCGCCGGCGCCCAGCCCGGGCGCGCGGTGATCGGCTTCATGGGCATGGGGACCGACGGCGACCTGGATCCGGAGTGGTGGATGTCCTCCGGCGGCGCGGACGTGGTCGCGTTCGACCCGGCGGCGGGGACGCTCGCGCGGGAGCGGCACGTGTTCATCGCGGCGCCGCCCGAGCGCGTCGATCCGCTCCAGGAGAGCGGCGCCTACGACTTCTGGAACCTCGGCCGGAAGAAGGTCCGGCAGGTCCACCGCATCGCCGTCGAGCACGACCAGGGCCGCGGCCTGCACTACGGCGACGTCTGGTTCGCGGGCTCGCACGGGACGTTCTCGCTGCTCCTCGCCAACGCGACGGAGCGAGGCTGGGGCGTCGACGCCACGCGCTTCCCGGGGTTCGAGGCGGCGCAGGACGTGTGGGAGCACGACCACCCGGATCTGTACGGCGTCCTCCGCGGCGACCGCGCCGAGATGATCACCGGCACCTCGACGGCCCTGGCCATCGATCCCACGACGGGCGATCCCTGGGGCGCCAACTCCATCCGCCTCGCCGTGAAGAAGGGCGCGGGCGCGCGCCCGGACTCCTGGCGCGCCGCGATGTTCCCGCCGAAGACGAGCAGCTGGACGGGCTTCTACGACCTGTGGCCCGACCCCATCGTCGCCTCGGCGTCGGAGTTCATGGCGCTCGACCACACCTACCAGGACGCGG includes:
- a CDS encoding chemotaxis protein CheW, whose protein sequence is MSEETRAPVLLVRAGGRVCALPLADVMEIMRPLPTTPVAGLPPFVLGASVVRGAAVPVVKLSAFLGTAEAAAAERFVLVRCGARAAVLAVEEVSGVVPLERVDRAARPLLGVAEGAAAEALGALDGELLVVLRAARIVPDDAWRAAAGREDLA
- a CDS encoding methyl-accepting chemotaxis protein — translated: MNSRFTFSQKLTLAFALVVAVALAIAGVAVFALREAVARKDEVIDLAVQHLVNAERLNAMSFRKAAEARAYLMSSDARYLEAMQAARTEMRRVLDGLLAQEDDERLRRLLEDVGRIEEQHGGAVDRILAEAPRTKLDFSAARLEQEVRPLRERLNAAVESYIAQQRELLDARRRASTEAVSDAIRLVMALSLAGVALAGALAWLLGRTLARQIAGAVRHVETSSAELKAAAGQQATGAKQQASAMAEITTTINELLATSRQISESAQRVASIASDTAAAARTGDHAVQRSQEAVGGIRRQVELIVNHMLDLGRRSQQIGGVVEIINELAEQTNILAINATIEAAGAGEAGRRFQMVAEEIRKLADRVAGSTKDVRVLVDEIRASVNTTVMATESGSKAAESGARQFAELAAAFSQIARLVGMTTDSAREIELSTKQQATAVEQVNEAIANVAQATREAEASSGQSLQTASELATMSRDLARLVQTREAA
- a CDS encoding CheR family methyltransferase, which gives rise to MTARDRTEQLERFRRAVGARLGLRFEDDKLELLAEVAAERVEATGARSLDAYVARLSGEAGRDEIRPLAARLTVGETYFFRNANDMEAFSGLVLPERVRRRGADRRLRILSAGCASGEEPYTLAMLVRSAPQLAGWDVRVLGIDVNPAAIARAREGRYSPWSLRQTTPALRARFFRSEGRDARVVDDVRALVSFEERNLVEEDPELWAPGSFDVVFCRNVVMYFAPEVFRRVVARIAGALVPGGYLFLGHAETLRGVSTEFHLRQSHGTFYYQSRGEEEAGEAAAVPEREGPAPTPPPDARTAWVQAIQDASERVAKVSAAAHAAAAQPSLREEALPRSGAAPREDGARVALALELLRRERFADALAALGGRAPAGGEDVDALLLRAVLLTSSGDLEGAEGVCARILERDELNAEAHYLRALCREHAGDLAAAADHDRYALYLDPTFAMPRLHLGLLAKRGGDLEAARRELSRALVLLAGEEGSRILMLGGGFTRDALLDVCRAELNACGGIP
- a CDS encoding chemotaxis protein CheW — its product is MSDDASLERTAAALRAAFDATFAAPARGARRDLVPLLAIRAGGEAVAVRLLETAGLLPAKAIVPAPSRRPEVLGVCGHRGAVLPVFSLARLLGLAEEGEAPRWMLLAGREERVALAFGALDGHLLVPPSALQRNAGEAVGHLAEVVEIEGAGRPVVSVPSVLRAVTGYTRGE
- a CDS encoding response regulator: MARDRYKYFRIEARELLEGLSRGLLELDRSPGDRAVVARLLRVAHTLKGAARVVQQQGIGDRAHAAEDALEPHRDQGAPPVPRERIDELLRLVDEMAAAVAALDAPPPTAAAPAPAGESPPAARSEEPIRTVRVDLHEVDAVVETTLEAGVHVASLRRQLGRLDHAKEIARALADQLSARRDGAPPPSPARLRPLVDELSRALDGAQRALDARADQAEREIGEVRRVADRLRLLPARAIAGPLERATRDAARALDRAVTFELEGGGVRVDANVLTSMREALLHAVRNAVAHGVEPAAERAARGKPASGRVRVEVERRGTRVVFRCRDDGRGVDLEAVRAAAARRGLVPAGAAAGLDDAALTALLLRGGISTSTTVTDVSGRGVGLDVVRDVAARLHAEVAVRTERGRGTEVEVVVPVSLTALTALHVEASGAVAALPLDAVRSAAFLEGTRVVRTAEGAAVAHRGALVPFVPLADVLGRPRAPGPRRAWSAVVVEAGAGRVVVGADRLVGTAEVVVRPLPAYLGLDPAVAGAALDGEGNPRLVLDPAGLVAGARRRGSYDEEEAPAPRAPILVVDDSLTTRMLEQSILESAGYEVEVAVSAEEALDKARARRFGLFLVDVEMPGMDGFEFVRVTRAEPRLAGVPAILVTSRSAQEDRERGLAAGASAYVVKGEFDQGRLLATIEELLR